A genomic segment from Actinomycetota bacterium encodes:
- a CDS encoding NAD(P)-binding domain-containing protein: MAELAPFPPGDYPCVVVGSGPGGLQASYCLSRLGVAHAAISADDKPGGMFRRYPLFQRLISWTKPYAPAEPGTRQYEWYDWNSLLGAEPAHSSLVRQFMDGSYYFPSRPEMELGLSEFASRGGVKFRYGCRWTSTARTDDGFVVTTTDGEYSCRVLIMAIGTTTPWKPPGAGLDDVPHYVDTKPLDHYRNKTVFVIGKRNSGFELADAMLPVAHRVILASPRPARISVVEHAAVGARARYLQPYEDHVFGGGNVLLDVAITRVERREPGGYRVTASGTTRPGEMNLEVDEVIAATGFTTPMQDLPALGAAVFSEGRLPALNPFWESVSVPGLYFAGCATQAAGGLNKYGIPSNSAAVQGFRYNARVMAEHIASRHFGVKLPVREVAPDDLVGHLLSEATRGPELWNQRSYLASVAERRPGGLYAASIQPLAHFVDAAGPDAVAVTVETDATGDIHPAVYTRMGGRVSEHVLASQPLHEFETMEHRRQLEELLKPFTG, translated from the coding sequence GTGGCAGAACTAGCGCCCTTCCCGCCGGGCGACTACCCGTGCGTCGTGGTCGGCAGCGGGCCGGGAGGGCTCCAGGCCAGCTACTGCCTGTCCCGGTTGGGGGTGGCTCACGCCGCGATCTCCGCGGACGATAAACCCGGCGGGATGTTCCGGCGCTACCCTCTGTTCCAGCGACTGATCTCCTGGACCAAGCCCTACGCGCCGGCCGAACCGGGAACCCGGCAATACGAGTGGTACGACTGGAACAGCCTGTTGGGAGCCGAGCCGGCCCACTCCAGCCTGGTTCGACAGTTCATGGACGGCTCCTACTACTTTCCCAGCCGACCGGAGATGGAGCTGGGCCTGAGCGAGTTCGCCAGCAGAGGCGGCGTGAAGTTCCGGTACGGCTGCCGCTGGACCTCGACGGCCCGCACCGACGACGGCTTCGTTGTGACCACGACCGACGGGGAGTACTCATGCCGGGTCCTCATCATGGCGATCGGCACCACCACCCCGTGGAAGCCCCCCGGCGCCGGGCTCGACGACGTACCCCACTACGTCGACACAAAGCCGCTCGACCACTATCGCAACAAGACGGTGTTTGTGATCGGCAAGCGCAACTCGGGCTTCGAGCTGGCCGATGCGATGCTGCCGGTTGCCCACCGGGTCATCCTTGCGTCGCCGCGGCCGGCGCGGATATCGGTGGTCGAACACGCTGCGGTGGGGGCCCGGGCGCGCTACCTCCAGCCCTACGAGGACCACGTGTTCGGAGGGGGCAACGTCCTGCTCGACGTTGCGATCACCCGGGTCGAGAGGCGGGAACCGGGCGGCTACCGGGTGACGGCCTCCGGGACCACCCGCCCGGGAGAGATGAATCTGGAGGTGGATGAGGTGATCGCGGCCACCGGGTTCACCACCCCCATGCAGGATCTTCCCGCACTGGGGGCGGCAGTTTTCAGCGAGGGCCGGCTTCCCGCGCTCAACCCGTTCTGGGAGAGCGTTTCGGTGCCCGGGCTGTACTTTGCCGGCTGCGCCACCCAGGCGGCCGGCGGCCTGAACAAGTACGGCATCCCCTCGAACTCGGCTGCGGTCCAGGGCTTCCGCTACAACGCCCGGGTGATGGCCGAACACATCGCGTCACGTCACTTCGGAGTCAAGTTGCCCGTCCGGGAGGTTGCGCCGGACGACCTGGTCGGCCATCTGCTTTCGGAAGCCACCCGGGGCCCGGAGCTGTGGAACCAGCGCTCCTACCTGGCGTCCGTCGCCGAGCGCCGCCCGGGCGGCCTCTACGCTGCGAGCATTCAGCCTCTGGCCCACTTTGTGGATGCCGCCGGACCGGACGCGGTCGCGGTCACGGTGGAGACCGACGCCACCGGCGACATTCACCCGGCGGTATACACCCGGATGGGAGGCAGGGTCTCCGAGCACGTCCTGGCCTCGCAACCGCTCCATGAATTTGAAACGATGGAACACCGGCGGCAGCTTGAAGAGCTGCTGAAGCCTTTTACGGGGTGA
- a CDS encoding adenylate/guanylate cyclase domain-containing protein, with protein MDVRYARSGDISIAYTVAGSGPDLVLVSGWVSHLDYQSSHPLMETAFRRIASFSRLISFDKRGTGLSDRVSDLPDLQTRMDDVRAVMDAAGSERAALLGVSEGVPMCLLFAATYPERVSHLVLYGGMARATATEDYPWAPEPEGLEMNIEFVHEWWGSGVALEVFAPSLAEDEAFTEWWRGFERNAASPGSLVQLIKMFGGIDVRPVLPTIHVPTLVIHRKGDRVANYRGARWMAEQIPNATYVQLPGYDHLPFAGDTGPLFDEIEEFVTGVRPNTVLDRVLATCLFTDIVGSTEKAAGMGDARWSELLTQHHSSVRRQLERFRGREIKTIGDGFLAIFDGPARGVACAKAIVAEAASSGIAVRAGLHAGEVEIHPDDVSGLAVHIAARVTALSAGGRVLVSSTVKDLIAGSGIAFESAGEHELKGVPGTWNLYSAV; from the coding sequence ATGGATGTGAGGTACGCACGTTCCGGCGACATCTCGATCGCCTACACCGTCGCCGGCTCGGGGCCGGACCTGGTCCTGGTCAGCGGTTGGGTGTCGCATCTCGACTACCAGTCCAGCCACCCACTCATGGAGACCGCATTCCGGCGAATCGCCTCCTTCTCCCGGCTCATCAGCTTCGACAAGCGGGGGACCGGGCTGTCCGACCGCGTCTCGGACCTGCCCGACCTCCAGACCCGGATGGACGACGTCCGTGCGGTCATGGATGCGGCCGGATCCGAGAGAGCGGCGCTGCTCGGGGTCTCGGAGGGCGTGCCGATGTGCCTGCTGTTTGCCGCGACCTATCCTGAGCGGGTCTCCCACCTGGTGCTGTACGGGGGCATGGCCCGTGCGACCGCCACCGAAGACTATCCATGGGCGCCGGAGCCGGAGGGTCTGGAGATGAACATCGAGTTCGTCCATGAGTGGTGGGGCAGCGGGGTGGCTCTCGAGGTGTTCGCACCCTCTCTGGCCGAGGACGAGGCCTTCACCGAGTGGTGGCGAGGGTTCGAGCGCAACGCGGCAAGCCCGGGCTCACTGGTCCAGCTCATCAAGATGTTCGGGGGCATCGACGTCCGGCCGGTTCTTCCGACCATCCACGTCCCAACCCTCGTCATCCACCGCAAGGGCGATCGGGTCGCAAACTACCGGGGAGCAAGGTGGATGGCCGAGCAGATACCCAACGCAACGTACGTTCAGCTGCCCGGTTACGACCACCTGCCTTTTGCCGGCGACACCGGCCCGCTGTTCGACGAGATCGAAGAGTTCGTTACGGGAGTCCGCCCCAACACGGTTTTGGACCGCGTGCTCGCCACATGTCTTTTCACCGACATCGTCGGCTCGACCGAGAAGGCGGCCGGGATGGGGGACGCCCGGTGGAGCGAGCTGCTCACTCAGCACCATTCATCGGTGCGGCGGCAGCTCGAACGGTTCCGGGGCCGGGAGATCAAGACCATCGGTGACGGCTTTCTGGCTATCTTTGACGGGCCGGCCCGCGGGGTTGCCTGCGCCAAAGCCATTGTCGCCGAGGCGGCCAGCAGCGGAATTGCGGTGCGCGCCGGACTGCATGCCGGGGAGGTGGAGATTCACCCCGACGACGTATCGGGCCTGGCCGTCCACATCGCCGCCCGGGTGACCGCTCTCTCCGCCGGCGGCCGGGTCCTGGTGTCCTCGACGGTCAAGGATCTGATTGCAGGCTCGGGAATTGCTTTCGAAAGCGCCGGCGAGCACGAGCTGAAGGGCGTGCCCGGCACCTGGAACCTGTACTCAGCCGTCTAG
- the pheA gene encoding prephenate dehydratase: protein MTNQRVGFQGEPGAYSEKAARFLFPEATLVPFKSFHKVFEATEISAIDFGVVPLENSHAGSINDTYDLLVRHGVQIIAETIVRIHHCLLAPEGVEITDVNYVYSHPQALEQCEEFLDSLRADRIAVYDTAGAAKLIAEEDKPGSAAIASEEAGSLYGLKVLERAIEDRADNSTKFVAISRSATDQMGPPEKTSIVFATNNIPGALYACLKEFSDRKLNLTKLESRPSGAKAWQYHFYLDFDAPTKDPVAQDLLAALAAQTSFLRVLGSYPHAARS, encoded by the coding sequence ATGACGAATCAGAGGGTTGGATTCCAGGGAGAGCCGGGCGCCTACAGCGAGAAGGCGGCCAGGTTTCTGTTTCCCGAGGCCACTCTGGTTCCGTTCAAGTCCTTCCACAAGGTCTTCGAGGCGACCGAGATCAGCGCCATCGACTTCGGAGTGGTGCCCCTGGAAAACTCCCACGCCGGGTCGATCAACGACACATACGACCTGCTGGTCCGGCACGGCGTCCAGATAATCGCCGAGACCATCGTGCGTATCCACCACTGCCTGCTGGCCCCGGAGGGCGTGGAGATCACCGACGTGAACTACGTCTACTCCCACCCCCAGGCCCTGGAGCAGTGCGAGGAGTTCCTCGACAGCTTGAGGGCCGACCGGATCGCGGTCTACGACACAGCCGGCGCCGCCAAGCTGATCGCCGAGGAGGACAAGCCCGGCTCGGCCGCCATCGCGTCGGAGGAGGCCGGTAGCCTCTACGGGCTGAAGGTGCTCGAGCGCGCCATCGAGGACCGGGCGGACAACTCCACCAAGTTCGTGGCGATCAGCCGCAGCGCCACCGATCAGATGGGGCCCCCCGAGAAGACCTCGATCGTTTTTGCGACCAACAACATCCCCGGAGCGCTGTATGCGTGTCTCAAGGAATTTTCAGATCGGAAGTTGAACCTGACGAAGCTGGAGAGCCGGCCTTCGGGCGCAAAGGCGTGGCAGTACCACTTCTACCTCGACTTCGACGCTCCCACCAAAGACCCGGTGGCCCAGGACCTGCTGGCCGCCCTGGCGGCGCAGACCTCGTTCCTGAGGGTGCTGGGCTCGTACCCGCACGCCGCCAGGAGCTAG
- a CDS encoding glycine/sarcosine/betaine reductase component B subunit: MSEENGFDGLKRLVHNVRSASFGDTPGLNGGELVASEDDLQSLLASPALASTRLTWACPGDSVRIVKILDSLEPRTKGPGGGGIFPGFLGPALPQGTGETHVLKGVAVVVAGKLPRAQEGMVQMSGPAAELSFLGSTNNLVIEFEPAEGAGWPQVDEALRLGAMRVAVALADLALESDPDEVQELPAMRPGTGSDLPRVGAIVNLQTQGAFKDVFVYGRTLATSLPTAIDPNELDDGAVVSGQYGHPGLKNPTFVHQNNPVVAALRERDGKDLVFGGVILSPEPVDQTLKELTAAHAARLARAMGLDAAIVTKEGGGNADSDISLKIDAMEGMGLVGIGIFAEMSGPDGTGPPVVGPPTTATAMVSTGNYDERITLDAVDKALGGETVDLNGLDANAEMVLPVAAIYGSLSPIGLGRLTCATEVSE, translated from the coding sequence GTGTCAGAAGAAAACGGCTTTGACGGCCTGAAAAGACTCGTCCACAACGTCCGGTCGGCGAGCTTCGGGGACACCCCCGGGCTGAACGGCGGGGAGCTTGTCGCGTCCGAGGACGACCTGCAGTCCCTGCTGGCGAGCCCGGCGCTGGCTTCGACCAGGCTGACCTGGGCCTGTCCCGGCGACAGCGTCCGCATCGTCAAGATCCTCGACTCGCTGGAGCCCCGCACCAAGGGGCCGGGCGGCGGCGGGATTTTCCCCGGCTTCCTCGGCCCGGCGCTCCCCCAGGGCACCGGCGAGACGCACGTCCTGAAGGGGGTCGCCGTGGTCGTCGCCGGCAAGCTCCCCCGGGCGCAGGAGGGGATGGTTCAGATGTCGGGCCCGGCCGCCGAGCTCAGCTTCCTGGGGTCGACCAACAACCTGGTGATCGAGTTCGAGCCCGCCGAAGGCGCAGGATGGCCCCAGGTCGACGAAGCGCTGCGGCTCGGCGCGATGCGCGTCGCGGTGGCGCTGGCCGACCTGGCGCTCGAATCCGATCCCGACGAGGTCCAGGAACTGCCGGCGATGAGACCCGGCACCGGATCCGACCTTCCCCGGGTAGGCGCAATCGTCAACCTGCAGACCCAGGGCGCCTTCAAGGACGTCTTCGTCTACGGCCGGACCCTCGCCACCTCCCTGCCCACCGCCATCGATCCCAACGAGCTCGACGACGGAGCCGTCGTCAGCGGCCAGTACGGCCACCCGGGGCTGAAGAACCCGACGTTCGTCCACCAGAACAACCCGGTGGTGGCGGCCCTGCGGGAGCGGGACGGCAAGGACCTGGTCTTCGGCGGAGTGATCCTGTCGCCCGAGCCCGTCGACCAGACGCTGAAGGAGCTCACCGCCGCCCACGCCGCCCGGCTGGCCCGCGCAATGGGCCTGGACGCAGCCATAGTCACCAAGGAGGGGGGCGGCAACGCCGACTCCGACATCTCGCTCAAGATCGACGCCATGGAGGGCATGGGGCTGGTCGGCATCGGCATCTTTGCCGAGATGAGCGGCCCCGACGGCACCGGGCCCCCGGTAGTCGGACCCCCGACCACTGCCACCGCGATGGTCAGCACCGGCAACTACGACGAGCGGATCACGCTGGATGCGGTCGACAAAGCGCTGGGCGGAGAAACCGTCGACCTGAACGGCCTCGACGCCAACGCCGAGATGGTCCTGCCGGTGGCTGCAATCTACGGGAGCCTCAGCCCCATCGGCCTCGGCCGCCTAACCTGCGCTACGGAGGTGTCCGAATGA
- a CDS encoding MFS transporter — protein MAKLAPPPASFTGPALKTARTFYLINGCYTISASLIWGVNTLFLLDAGLDIFGTFVANSFFTAAMVLFEVPTGVLADTKGRRASFLLSLAVLLGSTLWYVAIAASGGSLVAFCLASVVMGIGFTLYSGAVEAWVVDALRADGYDGPLDGLFARSAIVTGVAMLVGTVGGGFLGSADLSLPYVVRAVLLGLTFVLSLFAMHDRGFTPRPVTLNHLAEEMKKVGRAGVTWSWGEPRIRLLVWASFIQMGFLMWGWYAWQPYFLELLDNDAVWVAGAIAALSALGMTAGNSLVPLFSRMCAKRSTLLIWGSGISSLALIGVGLANSFWPALAALIVAMVASGVIEPVKQAFLHQIVPSEHRATVVSFNSMFGNGGGIAGQTGLGALARSSGIPRGYVVGGAVTLLALPIFMRLRKVGGMYDLGCDPVAPPQTTAAQGLPEICCVDTNAGIPAAVGAQSGGPWTDEPPGDLDG, from the coding sequence ATGGCCAAGCTTGCACCGCCCCCGGCCTCGTTCACCGGTCCTGCGCTGAAGACCGCCCGCACCTTCTACCTGATCAACGGCTGCTACACGATCTCCGCATCGCTGATCTGGGGCGTCAACACCCTCTTTCTGCTCGATGCCGGCCTGGACATCTTCGGCACGTTCGTGGCGAACAGCTTCTTCACGGCCGCCATGGTCCTGTTCGAGGTTCCGACCGGGGTGCTGGCCGACACCAAGGGCCGGCGGGCCTCTTTCCTCCTCAGCCTCGCGGTGCTGCTGGGGTCGACCCTTTGGTACGTCGCGATCGCCGCCTCCGGTGGCAGCCTGGTCGCCTTCTGCCTGGCGTCGGTGGTCATGGGGATCGGGTTCACGCTGTACTCGGGTGCGGTAGAGGCGTGGGTGGTCGATGCTCTTAGGGCCGACGGCTACGACGGCCCCCTCGACGGGTTGTTCGCCCGCTCGGCGATCGTCACCGGCGTTGCGATGCTGGTGGGGACGGTGGGAGGAGGTTTTCTCGGGTCGGCCGACCTCTCGCTGCCCTACGTCGTCCGGGCCGTGCTGTTGGGCCTGACCTTCGTCCTATCCCTGTTCGCGATGCACGACCGGGGGTTCACGCCCCGGCCGGTGACGCTCAACCACCTGGCGGAGGAGATGAAAAAAGTCGGGCGGGCGGGCGTCACCTGGAGTTGGGGGGAGCCCCGGATCCGCCTGCTGGTCTGGGCCTCCTTCATCCAGATGGGGTTTCTGATGTGGGGCTGGTACGCCTGGCAGCCGTACTTCCTGGAGCTGCTGGACAACGACGCGGTCTGGGTGGCCGGCGCCATCGCGGCCCTGAGTGCGCTGGGAATGACCGCAGGCAACTCACTCGTGCCGCTTTTCAGCCGGATGTGCGCCAAGCGCAGCACGCTGCTGATCTGGGGAAGCGGGATTTCCAGCCTGGCGCTGATCGGCGTCGGACTGGCCAACTCGTTCTGGCCGGCGCTGGCCGCCCTGATCGTGGCTATGGTTGCCAGCGGCGTCATCGAGCCGGTGAAGCAGGCCTTCTTGCACCAGATAGTGCCGAGCGAGCACCGGGCGACGGTCGTCTCGTTCAACTCGATGTTCGGCAACGGCGGGGGCATCGCCGGCCAGACCGGCCTTGGGGCTCTTGCCCGGAGCTCCGGTATCCCCCGGGGTTACGTGGTCGGAGGGGCCGTGACTCTGCTGGCGCTGCCGATCTTCATGCGGCTGCGCAAGGTCGGTGGAATGTACGACCTCGGGTGCGACCCCGTCGCCCCTCCTCAGACCACCGCCGCACAGGGTCTGCCCGAAATCTGCTGTGTCGACACGAACGCCGGCATACCGGCAGCGGTGGGCGCCCAGAGCGGCGGGCCGTGGACCGACGAGCCGCCCGGGGACCTAGACGGCTGA
- the grdC gene encoding glycine/sarcosine/betaine reductase complex component C subunit beta — translation MSDQPVISAASQVLAHLPGMARHGSKPSRELPKNEEVQAKFLANLRSFDQAMAYPSHQAYLGAIHPREMPERPRVRLEMDGASRYGPDGEIMPEEEFLGLMAAVDEFDLIALTTGAADRAATALSSHPLAKRFNLDKLASVGKRDITGQAGTSGALNLYWPVDNIVGTIQCPHSEDESLAANVMLENLVNKASGALALMHLLEDNDLDPDSIDYVISCAEEAVGDRYQRGGGNMAKAMADVAGLRQASGCDVKNFCAAPIPALVIAASLVKAGVFKRVAVAAGGSLPKLGMKFQGHLAKELPVMEDVVGGCAFLIEANDGSSPSIRLDAVGRHRIAHGGSNQAIMEALAVEPLERNGLKMADVDDFATELHDPEITEPQGSGNVPERNYKMIAGLAVRRGDIPRDEMAAFAAAKGMPGFSPTQGHLASAVCYLPHALRRLTTGDAQRVHLMAKGSLFLGRMSQQSDGMSVLLERNS, via the coding sequence ATGAGCGACCAACCAGTAATCTCCGCCGCCTCCCAGGTGCTGGCGCACCTGCCCGGGATGGCTCGCCACGGCTCGAAGCCGAGCCGGGAGCTTCCGAAGAACGAAGAGGTCCAGGCGAAGTTCCTCGCCAACCTGCGTTCCTTCGATCAGGCAATGGCCTACCCCTCACACCAGGCGTACCTGGGCGCGATCCACCCACGCGAGATGCCCGAGCGGCCCCGCGTCCGCCTGGAGATGGACGGCGCCTCCCGCTACGGCCCGGACGGCGAGATCATGCCGGAGGAGGAGTTCCTGGGGCTGATGGCCGCAGTCGACGAGTTCGACCTGATCGCCCTCACCACCGGCGCCGCCGACCGGGCTGCGACCGCCCTGTCGTCCCACCCCCTGGCCAAGCGGTTCAACCTGGACAAGCTGGCTTCGGTCGGCAAACGGGACATCACCGGCCAGGCCGGAACGTCCGGAGCGCTAAACCTCTACTGGCCGGTCGACAACATCGTCGGCACCATCCAGTGCCCCCACTCCGAGGACGAGTCTCTCGCCGCCAACGTGATGCTGGAGAACCTGGTCAACAAGGCCAGCGGAGCCCTGGCGCTGATGCACCTGCTGGAGGACAACGACCTGGACCCCGACAGCATCGACTACGTCATCTCCTGCGCCGAGGAGGCGGTCGGCGACCGCTACCAGAGGGGCGGGGGCAACATGGCCAAAGCCATGGCCGACGTGGCCGGACTGCGTCAGGCTTCGGGCTGCGACGTCAAGAACTTCTGCGCCGCTCCGATCCCGGCACTGGTCATCGCAGCGTCGCTCGTGAAGGCCGGCGTGTTCAAGCGGGTTGCCGTCGCCGCCGGAGGGTCGCTGCCCAAGCTCGGCATGAAGTTCCAGGGCCACCTGGCGAAGGAACTGCCGGTCATGGAGGACGTGGTCGGCGGGTGTGCCTTCCTGATCGAGGCGAACGACGGGTCGTCTCCCTCCATCCGGCTGGACGCCGTGGGGCGCCACCGGATAGCGCACGGCGGCTCCAACCAGGCAATCATGGAGGCCCTGGCGGTCGAGCCGCTGGAGCGGAACGGCCTGAAGATGGCCGACGTCGACGACTTTGCCACCGAGCTCCACGACCCGGAGATCACCGAACCGCAGGGCTCCGGCAACGTTCCTGAGCGCAACTACAAGATGATCGCCGGGCTGGCCGTTCGCCGGGGCGACATCCCCCGGGACGAGATGGCCGCGTTCGCCGCCGCCAAGGGGATGCCCGGGTTCTCACCGACCCAGGGGCACCTGGCTTCGGCCGTCTGCTACCTGCCCCACGCTCTGCGCCGGCTGACCACCGGGGACGCCCAGCGGGTGCACCTGATGGCCAAGGGGAGCCTGTTCCTCGGACGGATGTCCCAGCAGTCCGACGGGATGAGCGTGCTGCTGGAGCGAAACTCCTAG
- a CDS encoding glycine/betaine/sarcosine/D-proline family reductase selenoprotein B, producing MKIVHYVNQFFAGVGGEEKATVGPEVREAPTGPGRKLASLLGDEHQIVATVFCGDDYAASNEGAPGEILALIQQTGAEMLVAGPAFTSGRYGIACGRVAAAAHKAGLLSLAAMHAENPGVAEAAPAPVVATGLTAREMGATLVKVAAAVKKLASGETLTAEDGLVGSIPRKNRLADKNAASRAVDLALARLAGDRSATEIPMPDFGAVAPAGPISDPSNALIALLTEGGLVPAGNPGRLESARATKWLRYPLEEAIEEGSHVSVHGGFSTVVANENPNRILPLDVARELKEEGAIGDLYAEYFVTTGNGTSVADGARYGVEWAAALRKQGVQAAILTSTUGTGTRCGSTLAKELERSGIPTALLCNLVPIAIRVGAPRVVPTRGIPYPAGDPALGPEEEKAWRRLLVQTALKAVSTPVSKPTVFKPGDN from the coding sequence ATGAAGATCGTCCACTACGTGAACCAGTTCTTCGCCGGCGTAGGCGGGGAGGAGAAGGCCACGGTCGGACCCGAGGTCCGGGAGGCCCCCACCGGGCCCGGGCGCAAGCTGGCGTCGCTGTTGGGCGACGAACACCAGATCGTCGCCACGGTGTTCTGCGGGGACGACTACGCCGCCTCCAACGAAGGCGCCCCGGGCGAGATCCTGGCGTTGATCCAGCAGACCGGCGCCGAGATGCTGGTCGCCGGGCCCGCCTTCACCAGCGGCCGGTACGGGATCGCCTGCGGCCGGGTGGCCGCGGCCGCCCACAAAGCCGGCCTGCTGTCGCTGGCCGCAATGCACGCCGAGAACCCCGGTGTCGCCGAAGCGGCTCCGGCTCCGGTCGTTGCCACGGGCCTTACGGCCCGGGAGATGGGCGCAACCCTGGTAAAGGTCGCCGCAGCGGTCAAAAAGCTGGCGTCGGGCGAGACACTGACCGCCGAGGACGGCCTCGTCGGGTCGATCCCCCGAAAAAACCGTCTGGCGGACAAGAACGCCGCCTCCCGGGCGGTCGACCTCGCGCTGGCCCGCCTCGCCGGCGACCGATCCGCCACCGAAATTCCAATGCCCGACTTCGGCGCAGTCGCCCCGGCCGGCCCGATCTCCGACCCGTCGAACGCGTTGATCGCACTGCTGACCGAGGGCGGCCTGGTTCCCGCCGGGAACCCCGGCCGGCTGGAGTCGGCCCGCGCCACCAAATGGCTGCGCTACCCGCTTGAAGAAGCAATCGAGGAAGGCTCGCACGTGTCGGTCCACGGCGGGTTCTCGACGGTCGTCGCCAACGAGAATCCCAACCGCATCCTGCCGCTGGACGTCGCCCGCGAGCTGAAGGAAGAGGGAGCGATCGGAGACCTGTACGCCGAGTACTTCGTCACCACCGGCAACGGCACCTCGGTGGCCGACGGTGCCAGGTACGGCGTGGAGTGGGCCGCTGCTCTGCGCAAGCAGGGGGTCCAGGCTGCGATCCTGACCTCCACCTGAGGCACCGGAACGCGTTGCGGGTCAACGCTTGCGAAAGAGCTGGAGAGGTCCGGCATACCGACCGCTCTGCTGTGCAACCTCGTGCCGATTGCGATTCGGGTGGGTGCTCCGAGGGTAGTGCCAACCAGAGGCATCCCCTACCCCGCCGGCGATCCGGCCCTGGGGCCGGAGGAGGAGAAGGCGTGGCGGAGACTGCTGGTGCAGACCGCGCTCAAGGCCGTCTCCACCCCCGTCTCGAAGCCGACAGTTTTCAAACCAGGAGACAATTAG
- a CDS encoding NAD(P)/FAD-dependent oxidoreductase: MSDSFDAVVVGSGPNGLAAAITLAQRGLSVQVIEAEDTAGGGMRSAELTLPGFVHDICSAIHPLALASPFLSSLPLAEHGLELLQPGVPVAHPLDDGRTAVLEMSVPQTASHLGRDADDYVKLMAPFVRSYKHLVDQFLGPARPPRHPISAGRFGVHAIRSAKGLATMFEDERARALMAGVSAHSILPLDKLATGGFGLILAILGHAVGWPVAKGGTQRLANAMVSILESHGGQVVTGRRVESLDDLPPHKVALLDLGPRQLERMAGDRLPKPYLFLLRRYRYGPSVFKVDWALDGPVPWRNRFCREAGTVHLGGTFEQIAASERAVWENRHVGRPYCIIAQQSVADPSRAPEGKHTLWGYCHVPNGYDVDMTDHIEEQIERQAPGFKDLILAKCTRSPADLERENANYVGGDINGGVQDLRQLFTRPVPRIDPYSTPVEGLYLCSSSTPPGGGVHGMCGHHAALSALKNHFR; the protein is encoded by the coding sequence TTGTCCGATAGCTTCGATGCCGTCGTCGTTGGTTCCGGCCCGAACGGGCTGGCGGCCGCCATCACCCTCGCTCAAAGAGGCCTCTCGGTGCAGGTCATCGAGGCCGAGGACACCGCCGGGGGCGGCATGCGTTCCGCCGAGCTCACCCTCCCGGGTTTCGTCCACGACATCTGCTCGGCCATCCACCCGCTTGCCCTGGCGTCGCCCTTCCTCTCCTCGCTCCCCCTGGCGGAGCACGGGCTGGAACTGCTGCAGCCCGGCGTGCCGGTGGCCCACCCGCTGGACGACGGGCGGACCGCGGTCCTCGAGATGTCGGTTCCCCAAACCGCCTCGCACCTCGGCCGGGACGCCGACGACTACGTGAAGCTCATGGCGCCCTTCGTGCGCTCGTACAAACACCTGGTCGACCAGTTCCTCGGCCCGGCCCGGCCGCCCAGGCACCCGATCTCGGCCGGCCGGTTCGGGGTCCACGCCATCAGGTCGGCGAAGGGGCTGGCGACGATGTTCGAGGACGAGAGGGCCCGGGCACTTATGGCAGGGGTATCCGCCCACTCGATCCTGCCTCTGGACAAGCTGGCAACCGGCGGCTTCGGGCTGATCCTGGCGATCCTCGGCCACGCAGTCGGGTGGCCCGTGGCCAAGGGAGGGACGCAGAGGCTGGCGAACGCAATGGTCTCGATCCTCGAGTCGCACGGCGGGCAGGTGGTGACCGGCCGGCGCGTGGAGAGCCTTGACGACCTGCCCCCGCACAAGGTGGCGCTGCTCGACCTCGGCCCCCGTCAACTGGAACGGATGGCGGGAGACCGGCTGCCGAAGCCCTACCTTTTCCTGCTCCGCCGCTACCGGTACGGTCCGTCGGTCTTCAAGGTCGACTGGGCGCTGGACGGGCCGGTGCCCTGGAGGAACCGGTTCTGCCGGGAGGCGGGTACGGTCCACCTGGGCGGGACCTTCGAGCAGATCGCCGCCTCGGAGAGGGCGGTCTGGGAGAACCGGCACGTCGGGCGGCCGTACTGCATCATCGCCCAGCAGAGCGTGGCCGACCCCAGCCGGGCGCCCGAGGGCAAACACACGCTCTGGGGCTACTGCCACGTCCCGAACGGCTACGACGTCGACATGACCGACCACATCGAGGAGCAGATCGAACGGCAGGCGCCGGGCTTCAAGGACCTGATCCTCGCCAAGTGCACCCGGAGCCCGGCCGACCTGGAGCGGGAGAACGCCAACTACGTCGGCGGGGACATCAACGGCGGGGTCCAGGACCTCCGCCAGTTGTTCACCCGGCCGGTGCCCCGGATCGACCCGTACTCGACCCCGGTGGAGGGCCTCTACCTCTGCTCCTCCTCCACCCCGCCGGGGGGCGGCGTACACGGGATGTGCGGCCACCACGCCGCGCTTTCGGCGTTAAAGAACCACTTTCGTTAA